tggAAGAATTAGCGATTAACCCGTCCgtacatacacataaacatacagACAATAAACTTCAGATGGAGATTTcatatctgtatatatgtccGTGCGTATGTATGTGGAAGTTCGTGTGTGTAAGAGCTGGTGAGTCGCCTCGCCTGGCATCCCAGTCAGCCTCAGTTCGCAGGAATGTCATAGTAATAACACAGCaggttgccatggagacagccTTGGTCAGGTTCCAGACAGAGTCAACCATCAGCAGGTGTGTGTGGGAGGtcagggaggaggtggagagcgTCTCACTGCAGGGTTCCTCCAGAGGAGTTGGTGATTCCAGTAGCAGCCTTGAGGCCAGAGCTGGTATAAACTGGATCAGACTGGGATTGTTTGCGTTTAGGGCGAGTGGTCGTATTCAATTTACACGACTGCTCTCCTTGTCCATTCTGGTCTCCGAAATGATCCATTTGCCTTCATGAAGCCGTCAGCTTCTCCATGATGTTATCCATATTGAGGTTTACAGTCACAGCTCTGCCCACCGCTTCAATCATCTCAGCAGCCTCATGGGGCTTTGGACAGTTGTCACCGTTTCTCTACTCCTTGATAAACCAGGGCAATGCCTAATCCAATCAGCCAAAGACCTGTAATCATGGTTCAGAATAGGTAGATGTCTTCAATGTCCTCCATGGAAAGCCCACCTGTCCCGGCAGGACAGGAGGACCCCTGAGCCCAGGCTTCTCCTCCAGAAGATAGTGTCAGTTGCGctgagagaccagttgatcaaatccatgatttTTAGTTTTGGAGAGCAGTGCAGAGAGAGTCTCTCAAAATATAAGACAGAAGACGAGATgagaggagcgaagcagggAAGATAGGGGAGAGAAGAGACTCCTTTACTGATCCTTTactaaaatatcacattaaaaatgagTTTGTGCTACAGATTATGTACTTTGTATGAGCACTAATATAATGTGTCAAAATCTGTACTCCTTATGGAGAAAGTTCTGTTCTGTAAGTAGTTCTCATACTCTTGTGATCAAAAACATTGATCTAAATCTCAGTTCTGAGTCTGTTCTGTAAATAggtttcaaatttttttttagcaacttCTTAATAACCCATAATCAATTTCAGGCTCTAATTATCAACTTCCAGTTAGGACCATCATCCTCTTCTGGTTTAAACTCTGCCTGTTTCGAGTACAaattcagataatttaatttatggAACAGATGTGGGTAATGGTGTTCTCATCTCTAGATTTTATAATTatccaaacaaataaacaaattgtttGTTCGACAGAGCCACGGCAATGAGCTGGTTACCCCGAGGAGGATCTCTAAGGGACGCTTACAGTGAGGACCTGATCTcataatgcacatttaaattactcTGCACCTGCAGCatcactgagtgtgtgtgtgtgtgtgtgtgtgtgtgtgtgtgtgtgtttcagggtgCAGCTGGAGGGAGAGGGCTCATACGAGTGTTCGGTCACCGGCCTGGTGTTTGAAGCATCGGAGCGGGTTCTGGTTCGGTACTCAGTCTTGTCCTGGTCCAAGTTCGGTGCGTTCCTGCGGGACTCTTGGAAGTTTGCGGGACCCATCTTTAACGTGGACACAGTCAATAAGGACGCCTCCGTCCTCCGCTCCATCCAGTTCCCTCACTCCGTCTGCCTCTCTGGTGAGAATAACACCAGGACTGCTCCATATATAATTCATGATTATGATCTTGACTTCCTGTGGCCCATAAGGCAATGTTATGAACATCAAACACTTCCAACAAAGATGTCCCCTGGAGGTTGTCTTGAATTGGCATCAAGGTAAAGGTGCCATCCCTGATTAATTATGACCCATCTGAAGGCCTTTACACTAAACCGTTAATTTTAGTGATAGTCATAATCTTTTATCTATGATTTAAATCGGCTCCAGGTGAAACATAAAACCCTCTACTTGCCTGTTATCATCACTCAGATCCAGACAATGAGATGACATTCAGCGTGCTGCACATGAAGAACAACCGTCCGCTCATCGAGCCGACGGCGGACCACTCAGGGAGCCACGTGAAGTGGAATGTGACGTCCCTGTCCCCCGTGGGTCCCATCATCCAGACCAGCCAGTCTGTGGAGCACCACGGGGTGGTCCTGGTCTACAAGCAGCAGGGCAGCGACCACAACAACTACAGCTTCCACGTCTACCTGGCCACCAACAGCGCGTCGGACATCAAGGTAAGGCTCTTATCTACATCTATTTATCTATATCTTTcctactttaataaaaaaaaaaaacatgtcgggaaagggctccgagtcgtgTTCGAACCCAGGACACCCGCTGGCAAGGACAAGGCGTCTGTGTATTCTCTACCAGGTGTTCCACTTGGACAGTTTACTTTTCACCAGATAACGAGCCAAACCTGACCCGACCTGCAGATCATCAACTTTATCACTACAGTTAGACAATCATCAGGACTGAGAcaaggagctgtgtgtgtgtgtgtgtgtgtgagaagctgGACTTTTTCACACAATGTTTCTGTAACTTATGAAGTTAATATTGCTTCAAAACTGCTTTATCACTTTTTAGGCCGGGTACCAAAATTCAATACTttaataatgctaataataataataataataatatatagtgtgtgtgtgtgtgtgtgtgtgttacatatGTGCAAAGGAGCTGAAAAATCAAAGTAAAGATTTGTACCACAATATGCAATGGTGTGattatgttttgtaaaaatagattttataagATTGGTATTGATGAAGTATTGTTCAGGAACCGATGTCAAACTTTTCTGAATCCTCAGCCCTGGTCACTTTTTGACCTACTTATCTAAACTGCAGTATTATCTCTAACCCACCCAGGACCTGGTGGGTCCTGGTGGGTCCTGGTGGGTTCAGGTGGAGCATCACTACCTTCGTCTGGTGTCGGactttaaagattattttttggcattttttgctttatattattgaaagtgatagatagaaagtgggtgatagaggggaagacatgtggcaaagggagctcaggccggatttgaacccggctccgccgcagcaggactcagccttagtggtaacgttctaccagtgtgagccaccgggacgcccctgctGTCGGACTTTACTTGCATTTTTCGAACTGACGTGATTTTTGGAATCGTGTTGACATTTCTCCAAAACCTCCTGTAGTTGTGGAATCCCACTTTCACTCAAGAATTTTTACTCAAGTCTGAGTAAACTATTTTTCATACCAGTACCAGTATCATGAGTGAAAAAGCaccttgttttttcttgttgctTCCACCGTTTCTCTCCTGATATGACTGGATACTGTACCCGCAGGCCATGTCACATGCTTTTAAATGCACTTCTTATGCCCAGCTTCTCGTATTACCATTCCTTACTCATGTGGATTTAAAAAGGTTAAAGATCCACTTTAAAATTTAAGAATGAGCCAAGTCATTGGTTGTCAAAGTGACAACCCGCTCGTGACTCGgcatatttactgttttattctaGGAATTTTTCCTTTGACATGTGAGAGCCGAAGGAAAACAAAACCgaccaaaaaacccataaaCCATCACCTGAGTCTCCCTGAAATTCTCAATCACAACTTACAATACTGTCAATTGGTTACTGGGTAAAACTACAGCAAAAAGCCCTACCTATGAAATGATGTGTGGAAAAAATAGAACAGAATCACAGACAAAAGACAACTTTCACTTCTTTATTCATTGGCTTTGATGCTGCAACTGCACAGAGTCTGCACAGCATTTCCAGTTTTGTGTAAGACGCTGAAGCAAGAAACTTATTCTGATGAGGTTATACACTATATcgcaatgcaaaaaaaacaaaaaaaactatactATATTGTTGAAAAGCAGAAGTTTCATCACATGGTCAACAAATTTGGTCTAGAACTTCATAACAATCACCTAATACGAGCGAGCACATGAGGTGGAAGAGAGAcgagtaaaaaataaacatgtgtgCCTGAAGAAAAcctacgtatatatatatatatatatatatatatatataacctttACCTAAAACAGGTGGAAAACTACCAATGAATCAACCCAAATCACCAGTAAGATCAGTTTTTAGAAAGAGAATTGAGAACTGAGAgtgtataaaataaatccaacacTAGCAGTAACTGCAAGAGAGTTTTTTGAAATGTTGAAGTGCCCTCTCATCTGCATGCCAAGTGACCTTTAATATCAGGAAGGCAGCATTCTTCTACACATAATTCTCCCTTTTTGACATTTGTTGCTATTgcaacattttgtaaatgaatGAATTCCATTTAGAACAGTACGCTGAAATGGGAAATGAAATGGGAATTGTGTGTGCAAGTTGTAACTGCagtgggtaaaaaaaaagtaaaactatttTGTTAAGTTTTTTTTCCGGATTAACAAGAATGCTGGGAGGTCGGGGGTTAATGATTTCAGCTCTGATATGATGTTTTCATGACCTTTTTATCAACTTCAGAAGTACCAGATGGACTCATTACTGAAATTTCCCTTGgggataaatgaataaattctgAATTTGACCATATTACCCACTACTTTCTTGGTTTAAATGAAGCTTTACACCCTTAAAATCCAGATTCCTCTTGAGTCCCTGTGAAGCTTTGACGGCCTCCAGCTTGGGAACCAGTGGCCTTTATTAATAGAATTAATAAGCTTAATATAACAACAGATCTGTTGGAGATGTAAGTTCTGATGAAGTGTCATAATTAATCTTAATGTTGATATGACACACTGATATATCAGCCAGAGGTTTCTaaagaaaagtgaaaagtgaGCCAGAAAGTGACTGAAGGCGGCAACACCTTTCATTATGAATAACTTTAAGcctaaatatgtttttgaatGTGAGTTGTATAAAAAACAGCCCCATTCAGTTGTCATGAACGGGAAAATTAGCTTTAGAGATGAAAACTGtctttgtaccaggctgtaaacatgtttagatagatagatagatagatagatagatagatagatagacagatagatagatagatagatagatagatagacagatagatagatagatagatagacagacagacagacagacagacagatagatagatagatagatagatagatagatagatagatagatagatagatagatagatagatagatagatagatagatagatttttaaCATAGGAGTCTACGGGGTTTTGCTTTTGgatccagcctcaagtggccatttaaGGAACTGTGTTGATTTCATATTTCAGAAAGAAATCAGTTTTCAGCAGCATGTGATATTCTGTATGTGAAGTTTGATTGTATTTGTGGTACTAACTTACAGTACACTAGAAGTATTGTGCAGGTCTATATACTTATAGTTGACTAACTCTTAATAATGACTGGTGAGGGACATTATGAAAGTGAGAaaactgtctctctgtctgcattaATGACCTTATCAAACGCCCTCTCATGTAGTTATAGTAATTTCCAGGTAAATCATGTCAGTGGTATTTGGGAATTGTCTTATTTCCATTGGTTACAGTAACTGCATTACGTAATCCTCACAGCTACATGGCAACATGCTCAGTCATTTTCTGCTGCTGAAGTCACTCAGgaagtgtgtttgtggtgtCTGAGCATGTGCAACTGGAGAATGATCATACTTCATTTTTTGTAACTGGTATATGTAGCAGTTCCTTAAAATGtagtaatttgtgttttttgagcaGAAGACGCCTTCAGTTTTTTTCCACTACGACTATGGAAAAAGTGTTTTGTTGAATGTATTGAATCACCGTTCAGACTTCTCATCACACTGTAAGGATGCCACTGATCTTCCTGCTGTCCTTGTATTAAACAGGATATAGCTAAACAGGTGCGGGGCTACAAGAAGCGCTACATCCAAATAGAAAAACCTCCCACCACCAGCAAACTGGACGAGGGGACGTACCGTCTGCTGAGCGAGCCGGAGGGAGACATCAAACCTCAGGTGTGTCTCCGCTCACGTTCACAACACaatcatacagtacaggccaaaagtttggacacaccttctcattcaatgcgtttcctttattttcatgactattgacattgtagattcatcaaaactatgaatgaacacatgtggaattatgtacttaacaaaaaagtgtgaaataactgaaaacatgtcttatattctagtaagcaaagggtggttactttgaggaatctaaaatacaagacatgttttcagttatttcacacttttttgttaagtacataattccatatgtgttcattcatagttttgatgcattcagtgagaatctacaatgtaaatagtcatgaaaataaagaaaaacgcattgaatgagaaggtgtgtgtccaaacttttggcctgtactgtatacaggATATGCATTGGATTTAGAATTTaattgtgaaaatgtaatatatgtttatgtgtcTCTGTGCAGGATTTGAAGTTCACCCTTGCGGTGACGAAGATGAAAGGCTACTTTGAAGCTTTCTTTGAGCAGGCGCCTCCCTTTAAACTGTCTCTCATAGAGATCAACACGGAGGAGACCGTGTGGTCAGCCACCATCAGAGAAGGTACCACTGCACTTAGTCTCTCAACATGTTGATGATGATCTGGAGGTGGAACAGTTCCAAGATTGGAAATGTTTAAACTGCCACTGAGGTGGAAGGAGCCAATCTGCTATTATGTATGACGATTGTCGACTGTTCCATATTATACACGGTTGCCCGTAAAGttggaaatgttttgtttttttcagtcacaaTCTGTTAATTGCGGTTTCATTCTCATTGTgaaatgtttggaagagattgatcaataaagttttgagaagatatccACTTTATCtctcaataataaatcacattgtcacaatcatttcatggaaagaggtaaaaaatattttaatccaACTTCATGGGTGACCGTGTATAATGAATGATCACTTCCATTGATTTTATCTTAGTTTATTTCAGTGATCAAAGAATTCCACAATATCTGTGTCAAGTTGTTACACAACCAGAAACAGCTTCCAGAGCTCATCATCACTCCATCACTGTGCATCCTGCACTATATAATTACAAAACTCCAGtgataaacaaaaatatttgcCAAATATATACCAACAATGAATGACTTCATCTGACAAAATGAATAGTTGTTAGTTCTGTGAATGTATACAATATTCTGAGTAGCTAAGTTAAATATAGCACATATTTACCAGAACATTTAAGTTCTTACAAATAATAAGGACATTGCTAAAAATGGTTGTAATCAGTTTGAAAAgtcatgttttttcatgtttatcagacaggaaacactgatttttatctGCTAAACAAGCGTCCACTGCTCTCTTTCTTCATGTAGTTTGGTTTCTCCTGCTGATcactgtgtttctctctctgctcctctacTAGGTGACTGTGTGGATAACATAGAAAAGACGCCAAGGAAAAGGACAAACAGTAAGCctcttgtttttctcattttttttctcagatttgATTTTTCCAAATTACAATGACTCCCATCACTTATCTCTCTGATAGGCCgacagaggagcagcagccCGTCAGAAGAAGAAACAGCCTGTAAGAGACCTCGATGGCAGGATGAAGCAGGTGAGTTTCACCtctttattaacccattgacgccgggaaagcattaccgcatttctaccattaaaaccgggagcgctgttgcatCACTCTACCATTGAggccgttattattattattataattattatttttttattacagtaggctaatgagaactatgtcttgttcttccagtggtcatatcatgttagcatcttgctaatgggcatgtattagtattatgcataggatgttttattcagtcaaatgtaacatttgctgagtttgttgtttttttaaaaaactttattgaaggtttggacaaataaactcaacttcataTGAAAGCCATGgatataagctctcaaatactttttgaatttaatttttatctgctacagaggctgaaaaatctattatttagtaggtgttgaatttccagaaaaacttcaggttttagggggtcatttgaaaatcgcccagaggttttacaggcatttttttccaggcgctttaggccttaatgggttaactgctgatttaagaaGACAGCAGAAACCAGTCCACACCTGAACTACTTCCACATGCACCTGTCTGTCTAAAATTATACTGAAATAAAGTAGCTGTGCGTCTTTTCCCAGACGGAGTGAAACCAGCCGTGCCTCCGGCCCAGAACCTGTCGGAGAAGCAGCTCCTGCAGGTGGCCAAGCGGCTGGGGAAGGAGTGGAAGCAGGTGGCCATCTATCTGGACCTGAACTCCAGGGAGCTGGACGACATCCAGGCAGCGGAGAAGGATGTGACCATGCAGAAGCTGAAGATGTTGGTGGAGTGGAAGAGCAGGAGGCCGCCAGGAGAGGCCACGGCCTTCCACCTGTGGAAGAGTCTGGAGGAGCTGGATGACTTACCTGCTGAGGTCCATCAGACGCTGCAAGGTAACAAACACCACCTAAGGCAGGGGTGTCACACTCTAATACACAGTgggacaaaatgtaaaacttggacaaagtcgcgggccaacactgatatttattgaaaaaattgacctaaacaagttcaaacaaaatggaaaaagcaaagcttgatataacttaatattgcaaatatgcaaaatcgaatatcaaataaaacaaacaaacacatcaatggcattcatttcttaaataaaatttaaataaaaatcgtatgtccctttattttatatgcggccttctttaaatttaaatttaacagtaatctttttccacaggctaaaaataaatgtgagaataaaataacaataataaaccaaatgacgaataataatatccttcaatgaatgtgcagccattcaagccttggactagcaagaaaaagtgcataaagacaactttaattgttgctcagtttgctccacactgatctactgtgttcaagccagaacaccagcagagcattctgggatttgtagtattatattttggtatttcctcgcgggccaaatataattatattgcaggccaaatttggcccacaggccagagtttgacacccctgatctaatgGATATAATAATGACGGATTACTGTTAACACCGTAtacggtcatggaaaaaaattagaccagccttgttttcttcaatgcattgttcattttaacgcctggtactataataataataaccacaatcattatcaataaaaccatggaaaatgtctagatatcagctcttaaattaaactcttatgagctatttttcttgttattattatatttgcccaaacaaatgtagcaggtattaaaatgaacaagaaattgaaggaatagggtggtctaatagttttttccatgactgtatatcctttatttaaccaggtaaaaccctcattgagattaaatatctctttttttttaagagagacctggccaagaaggcagcataaaaaagagacaagttacaacattaaacacagttatcacaAACATAAAAGACAAATACAGACATCACATCAGTAGCTAACTAATAtagagcagtcacactgaccaagggaagCATTTCTTTTCCTTTAAAACCGATTTGAATTCCCCGATGGTGATCAGCTGAGACAAAGGGTGGCATCCTTAAACACCAGGGATTAAATTATACATTGATTCATCTCTGGCTCAATTGTtgataaattacaataaaaaaacgaACAAGATCTCCAGCCATGctaaaatgtttaccatgctcactatcttagcttagcatgctaacagtTGCTTATTGGTAACAACACAAGGTACTGCAGAGGCTGATGATACAAACGTTTGGAAATAATGACACATTGTGACCTGCTGATGGTGTTAGATAAAGAGTCAGTTCTTACATTTCACCCCGAGGTGGACGTGAACGTTTACACCAAGTTCATTAGAATTCATCCAGAAgttgaaaagttaaaaaaaatcacaaatgtcGTCCTGCTAGTGGTCAGACTTACTAAAGGCAGTATGAGACTCACAcatcaaaatgaaatgaatactcacatttttaaatttaaaaaaattacatcataTTGGTAAATTGAccaaatgcatatatataaattttaATAACTAGTATTGACTCGTGCTGGGAAATCCCCATGGAGGATGGTGACCTGTCCTCAAACTAATCACTTACATTAGTCACAGTGTTTTTCCAAACTAATTGAGTTATTGTTTGGATTAAAATAAAAGATCTAAAGTATGAGACAAATGATGCAACATTGGTTTAACAAACAGACAagtgaatgtgttttgtttttgctgttttttcagACATGATGAATCAAGCAGCTAAGTGAGAGAGATTTGCTTTAAATGTGCTCATGGATTTCTGTTGCTCATCATCAGGAAGAACCTCAGGAATACAGCAAGCAGAGCTGAACTAACCAGAAATCAGCTCACAGTTTTTGTTCCTCTTTTGAATATTTTCGGGACATGAAACTGATGAATGGGTTTTTGTATTGCCACATTTCATGAAAAGAGCCACTGTCTTAAGTTTAGATGGGCATTCCTACTTTTGTTCAAATGTAGTCCTTTAAATTCTGTAGTAAAtacagaaagaaagtaaaaaaaaatgaccagtaGAGGTGTAGAGGTCATTGAGATATATCGTAGCTAATTATGTAGCCAGTAACATGTAAATATAGGTGCTGCAGTGTTGAAACTgcaaaaagtgggaaaaactgTTTCATTCTGTCTGAATGTTATGTTTGTGGGactttttttataaaacaattAGGCATTTAATTTCATACATGTGTCTGTGACTGTCCAAAACATTGTGAAAATGAAGAACTGagctcttttgtgtctttatacatttttatatttgtcttatttgtacatatcttttCTTAACCAACTATTTCAAACCTGTGATCTATTTTTTatagtctgtttttgtgtgtttatgtctgtctgttttttattctacaaCTCTGAACCTGTAAAGCTAAATGGAGTTACACAAGGTCCTTAATTATGTTTAACTTGAATTATGAATACATTGGAGCCCACCTGTGACTAGAACGCACATCTTGTTAactataaatgttgtttttttttacgctGTGTATACTTTTGTAATAATCTGAAACATTTGGATTCAGGGCTGAATTGAACTATTCTACCTGTGAGTGCAGCTGCAGCCTGGCaacattcatacatttttatgagCCTTTAGAGCTTAAAGCACAGAAGCTGTATACTGTAAGCTGCCAGTGGAAATATTCCAGTTCAATGTTCTCCACATCGCTGCACTGTGACCCTGTTTCCATTCAGAGCGACACTATTTGGAAAATGCTGCAGAAATGGCATCTGGACGATATGATGCagtaatgtttacattttaacaacACACCAACATCAGTTTATCCATTCCATCCTTATTTTTTGCACTTGTGTCTATCAGGTCTGTCCCTCCAAAGAAATGTGGAACATACAGGCAtcgaaaaaattattagaccatttttttcttcaatttcttgttcattttaatgcctggtacaactaaaggtacatttgtttggacaaatataatgataacaacaaaaatagctcataagagtttaaataaagagctgatatctagacatttaacatggttttcttgataatatccaaaatcattttcaagaaaaccatggaaaatggctcgatatcagcttttaaatgtaactcttatgagctatttttgttgttattatatttgtccaaacaaatgtacctttagttgtaccaggcattaaatgaacaagaaaacaacggtggtctaataattttttctatgaTTGTATGCCACAAAGCAAATGTCGACTGAATAAAACAAGTTTCATGTTACTTAATTTAAGTGTCATCTGTTTCATTTGCACGCAATCAAAAACTTCCACTTCCACTCCAGCACATGAtaccaaaaaatactttattataaataacaataaattacaCCACAGgccatcaaataaataaataaatatatctcaaataaatagatacattCTCCCAAATGTTAGAATACATTCATACGTTTAAAAACCTTGGCTTGGTTTGACTTGTTCAGCTGGAGTTAGCTGGCCAGCTAGCTTAGCTTATGACTGCACAGCAATCATGCATCATGTGCATCGTGCAGCACTACTTGGGCAGGACATGATGGTAGTGAATGGTCGGGAAGGCTGGTTGGGTAAAGATAACTTAAAGGAGTGGAGATATTGTAGTATTTGTAGAACattgatggtgatgatgatgatgatgagggtcAGGATGTTACTCTCGGTGCTCTCCGGAGGCGATGTAGCCGATCGCTCTGTTGATGGTGATGGTTCGGACGTGGAAGCCCTTCATGATCTTACACATCTTCTGCCTGTTGCTGAAGCTGTCGTTGCTCCACATCTGGGCCGTGTCCACCTTCAAAAGGCAACATGAAGAAACAACAGTGAGCTGGTGAATCTTTAAAGGGAGAGATGCTATCACTTCCTCTTAAAGATGAGAAATAAATAGGGAAGAAACAATAAAGGAGGAATAGAAAGATACCTCTGAAGGCTCGTCCTCTCCGTCTGGCATCAGGGAGCAGTTCTGTATAAACACAGTCAGATTGCATCAGGACACTTTCATCATGTTATTTCCCAGgagatttctctctctctatttctgtCTGTAAATCGTGACTCTGTTTTTACCCCTCCCACACATGCATGATCAACACACCTTCCTCAGGCTCTGGATTACTCCCAGAGTTGGACTCAGATGTGGAACTTCTTCCCCACGACTCCTGAGAGTGGAGCTGAGGTAGGACTCAATAACAGCAGCGTAGTAGGCCAGGTCCTTCATGATGTTCCTCATACACTCACTCTGTCAAAAAACACACCCGTCAGTCAGCTGTCAGCTTTATGAGAAGATAAGAACAAGTGATTGTATGTGTAGAATAGATTAATGAC
This is a stretch of genomic DNA from Centropristis striata isolate RG_2023a ecotype Rhode Island chromosome 4, C.striata_1.0, whole genome shotgun sequence. It encodes these proteins:
- the si:dkeyp-97b10.3 gene encoding NACHT, LRR and PYD domains-containing protein 1a allele 5 — encoded protein: MVAEMESCGAACHLEDGDGDIPALENKENQTESDSSSSENAGTSTEESSEEDDEEEDEDSEGLAEKDGGEEEHEEAGADESRNDPVTGPEAEAVNGKDERSFRFCCEKCKAIQQSHGNELVTPRRISKGRLQVQLEGEGSYECSVTGLVFEASERVLVRYSVLSWSKFGAFLRDSWKFAGPIFNVDTVNKDASVLRSIQFPHSVCLSDPDNEMTFSVLHMKNNRPLIEPTADHSGSHVKWNVTSLSPVGPIIQTSQSVEHHGVVLVYKQQGSDHNNYSFHVYLATNSASDIKDIAKQVRGYKKRYIQIEKPPTTSKLDEGTYRLLSEPEGDIKPQDLKFTLAVTKMKGYFEAFFEQAPPFKLSLIEINTEETVWSATIREGDCVDNIEKTPRKRTNSKPLVFLIFFLRFDFSKLQ
- the il12a gene encoding interleukin-12 subunit alpha, which gives rise to MMAGFYFYFSSCLLLLLALNWRTSTGLPVRTERGAEKCAECALLFKDLLLNITELRNRTDLLCFGILTAEMEMSQADTVLACAPNLAQNSGCMMETNSSFSESECMRNIMKDLAYYAAVIESYLSSTLRSRGEEVPHLSPTLGVIQSLRKNCSLMPDGEDEPSEVDTAQMWSNDSFSNRQKMCKIMKGFHVRTITINRAIGYIASGEHRE